CGGAGATCCCTCAGGAGCCGGTGGTGTTTAACAAATGGACCAGCGCCATCTGCGGCCCGAACGACAACGTCGAGATCCCGCGCGGTTCGCAGAAAACCGACTGGGAAGTCGAGCTGGGGGTGGTGATTGGTCTGGGCGGCCGCTACATCAGCGAAGCGCAGGCGATGGAGCATGTCGCCGGTTACTGCGTGATCAACGACGTTTCTGAGCGTGAATATCAGATTGAGCGCGGCGGTACCTGGGATAAAGGCAAAGGCTGCGACACCTTCGGCCCGCTGGGGCCGTGGCTGGTCACCGCCGATGAGATCCCGGACCCGCAGAACCTGAGCATGTGGCTGGAAGTGGACGGCAGGCGCTATCAGAACGGCAGCACCCGCACGATGATCTTTACCATCCCGCAGATCATCAGCTACCTGAGCCGCTTTATGAGCCTGCAGCCGGGTGATGTGATCTCTACCGGCACGCCGCCGGGCGTCGGCCTCGGCCAGAAACCGCCGGTCTATCTGCGCGCCGGCCAGGTGATGCGTCTTGGCATCGAAGGGCTGGGCGAGCAGCGCCAGTTAACCGTTCAGGCATAAATAACAATAAAAGGAAGCAGCGATGACCACCATTACCGCCTTACGCACCGAAGATATCCGTTTCCCGACCTCGCTGTCGCTGGACGGCTCCGACGCCATGAACCCGGACCCGGACTATTCGGCGGCCTACGTGATTCTGGAAACCGACAACCCGGCGCTGAACGGCCACGGGCTGACCTTTACCATCGGCCGCGGCAACGAGATCTGCTGTATGGCGATCAAAGCGCTGCAGCACCTGGTGGTGGGCCGCAGGCTGGCGGATATCACCGCCGATATGGGCAAATTCTGGCGTGAGTTTACCAGCGACAGCCAGCTGCGCTGGATCGGCCCGGATAAAGGTGCCATCCACCTCGCCACCGGCGCTGTGGTTAACGCGGTATGGGATCTGTGGGCTAAGGCGGAAGGCAAGCCGCTGTGGCAGCTGGTCGGCGAGATGAGCCCGGAGGAGCTGGTGCGCTGCATCGATTTCCGTTACATCACCGACTGCATTACCCCGGACGAAGCGCTGACGCTGCTGCATGAGCGGGCGCAGGGGAAAGAAGCGCGCCTGCAGTCACTGCTGGCAGAGGGCTATCCGTGCTACACCACCTCGGCGGGCTGGCTGGGCTACCCGGACGACAAGCTGCGTAAACTGTGTCAGCAGGCGGTGGACGCCGGCTTTGACTATCTGAAGCTGAAGGTTGGCCGCGATTTGCAGGACGATATCCGCCGCGTGACCATCGCCCGTGAGGTGATTGGCCCGGATCGTAAGCTGATGATCGACGCCAACCAGGTGTGGGAAACCGGCGAGGCGATCGACTGGGTCAACCAGCTGGCCTTCGCCCGCCCGTGGTTTATCGAAGAGCCGACCAGCCCGGACGATATCGAAGGGCACCGCCGCATCCGCGAGGGCGTGGCACCGGTCAAGGTGGCGACCGGCGAAATGTGTCAGAACCGCATTATGTTCAAGCAGTTCATTATGCGCGGCGCGATTGACGTGGTGCAGATTGACTCCTGCCGCATGGGTGGGGTCAATGAAATTCTGGCGGTGATGCTGATGGCGGCGAAGTACAACCTGCCGGTGTGCCCGCACGCCGGTGGCGTGGGGCTGTGTGAGTATGTGCAGCACCTGTCGATGATCGACTACCTGTCGATTGCCGCGACCCACGAAGGGCGGGTGATCGAGTTTGTCGACCATCTGCACGAGCACTTTGTTGACCCGTGCGTGATCAAAGGTGCGGCCTATATGCCGCCGACCGCGCCGGGCTTCTCGATTGAGATGCACGCGTCGTCCATCGAACAGTACCGTTATCAGCAGCCGGAGCTGGCCGATGCCGCTGCGTATTGATGCCCATCAGCACTACTGGCGCTACCAGCCGGCGGAGTACGGCTGGATAAGCGACGCCATGCCGCAGCTGCGGCAGGACTTTCTGCCGCCGCAGCTGGGGGCGCTGCTGGCGGAACGCGGGCTGGATGGCGCGGTGCTGGTGCAGGCGCGCCAGCACTGGCAGGAGACGCAGTGGCTGCTGCAGCTGAGCCGCGACCACCGCGAGATCCTGGCGGTGGTCGGCTGGGTCGATCTGGCCGGTGAGGCGCTGGCCGCCTCGCTGGAGGAGGTGTCCGGGCAGGCTAAACTGCGCGGCTTCCGCCATCAGATCCAGGATGAGGCGGACGGCGCGGGCTGGATGCAGCAGCCGGCGGTAACGCGCGGTATGCAGCAGATCCAGCGGGCGGGTTACGTCTACGACCTGCTGGTGACGCACGATCAGCTGGCGGCGGCGACGGCCTTCGCTGCCCGCCATGATCGGGGGGCGCTGGTGCTGGATCACTTCGGCAAGCCGGATATCGCCGCCGGGGTGGCACAGTGGGTGCGGCAGGTCACGCCGCTGGCGGCGCTGCCGCACGTCAGCTGCAAGCTCTCCGGCCTGCTGACCGAACCGCGACCGGCCGGATGCGGTGACGCGGAGCTGCTGGCGTTCTATGATGCGGCGCTGCAACTGTTCGGACCTGAGCGCCTGCTGTTCGGTTCAGACTGGCCGGTGTGCCTGCTGGACGGGCCGTATCAGCACGGCTGGCAGCTGTGCCAGCAGGCGATTGCCACGCTGTCAGCCGACGAGCAGGCGGCGATACTGGGCGGCAACGCCAGCCGCATTTACCTGGAGCCTGACGGCACAGGCTTATAACTGGAGAAGGGTGATGGATCTGTACCTGAAAGACAAAGTGGTGCTGGTGACCGGCGGCGGTTCCGGCATCGGCGCGGCGATATCGCTGAGCCTGGCGCAGGAAGGGGCGATACCGGTGATTATCAGCAACAGCGTGCCGCCTGCCGGACTGATGGCGCAGCTGCATGAGCAGCAGCCCGCCGCAGAGTTTATTCACGCCGAGCTGCAGGATGAGGCGATGTGTCGGGCGGCGGTGGCGCAGGTGCAGGCGCAGTTTGGCCGCATTGACGGGCTGGTGAACAACGCCGGGGTCAACGACAGCGTTGGCCTGGAGGCGGGGCGCGAGGCGTTTGTCGCGTCGCTGGAGAAAAACCTGGTGCACTACTACCTGATGGCGCACCTGTGTCTGGATGCCTTACGCGAAAGCCACGGGGCGATCGTCAATATCAGTTCCAAAACCGCGCTGACCGGGCAGGGCAACACCAGCGGCTACGCGGCGGCGAAAGGCGGGGTGCTGGGGCTGACCCGCGAGTGGGCGGCGGCGCTGCTGGCTGACGGCATTCGCGTTAACGCGGTGATCCCGGCGGAAGTGATGACGCCGCTGTACGAGCGCTGGATCGGCACCTTTGACCAGCCGCAGCAGAAGCTGCAGCAGATTACGCAGAACATCCCGCTGGGGCAGCGCATGACCACCGCTGAGGAGATCGCCGACAGCGTGGTGTTCCTGCTCTCGCCGCGAGCGTCGCACACCACCGGGCAGTGGCTGTCGGTGGACGGCGGCTATCAGCATCTTGACCGGGCGCTGACATGAGCGGCGGTAAGCGCTTCGTCCAGGCGCTGGATCTGCAGGACGACCCGCAGCTGATCGCGGAGTACCGCCAGCACCATCAGCGTATCTGGCCGGAGATTGCCGCCCATCTGCGCCAGCACGGCATTCTCAGCATGGAGATTTACCTGCTGGGCACCCGGCTGGTGATGGTGATGGAGACCGGGGCTGACTACGATGCCGCCGCGTTTAACGCCGCCAGCCTCGGCCACCCGAAGGTGCAGGAGTGGGAAGCGCTGATGTGGCGCTACCAGTGTGCCACCCCATGGACGCCGGACGGCGAGAAGTGGGTGCCGATGGAAAACATCTTTTCACTGACCGACCAACCGTAACTGACTCATCCGCTGGCCCGTCAGGGCCAGTTATTGCCGGTGTTTTTCGCTGTACTGGCCACAGTAACCGAGGAACCAAACATGCTCGTCAATAAATCCGTTCACCCGGCGCAGCGCGCCGGTCAGCCCGCTGTTGCCGCTTTCCGGCTGGCGTTTATGCTGGTCACCGTACTGTTCTTCCTGTGGGGGCTCTCCTACGGGCTGCTCGACGTGCTCAACAAGCACTTCCAGGAAGTATTGCACGTGACCAAAGCCCAGTCCGGCCTGCTGCAGGCGGCCTACTTCGGAGCCTACTTTGTGGTGGCGCTTCCCGCTGGTTTCTTTATGGAACGCTACGGCTACAAGGCCGGGATTCTGGTTGGCCTGTGCCTCTACGCGCTGGGCGCGCTGCTGTTTGTGCCCGCCGCCGGGGCGGCCAGTTTTGCCCTGTTCCTGCTGGCGCTGTTTGTGATCGCGCTGGGATTAGGCTGCCTGGAAACGGCGGCCAACCCCTATGCCACGGTGCTCGGCGCGCCGGAAGGGGCGGAGCGGCGGCTCAACCTGGCGCAGTCGTTTAACGGGCTGGGGCAGTTTGTCGGGCCGGTGATCGGCGGCTCGCTGTTCTTCTCCGCCACACAGCAGAGCGGAACGGCAGGCCTGGACTCGGTAAAAACCACCTATGTGGCGATCGCCGCGCTGGTGCTGGTGATTGCCTTTATCTTTGGCCGCACCCGTCTGCCGGATATCCGCAGCCAGGAGGCGGAACAGAGCAGCCACGACGGTCGCGGGCTGTGGCAGCACGCCCATTTTACCGGCGGGGTCATCGCCCAGTTCTTCTACGTGGCGGCACAGGTCGGCGTCGGCGCCTTCTTTATTAACTACACCACCGAACACTGGGCAACCCTGTCGAACCAGAACGCCTCCTACCTGTTGTCGGTGGCGATGGTAAGCTTTATGGTCGGCCGTTTCTTCAGCACCTGGCTGATGGGCTATGTTCGCCCGGCCACGCTGCTGGTGGCCTATGCGGCGATCAATATCCTGCTCAGCGCGCTGGTGGTGGCTGGGATTGACGGCGTGTCGGTGGTGGCGCTGGTGGCGGTATTCTTCTTTATGTCGATCATGTTCCCGACGCTGTTTGCCATGGGGGTGAAAAACATGGGCACCCACACCAAACGCGCCAGTTCGCTGATGATTATGGCGATTGTCGGCGGTGCGATTATGCCGTATCTGATGGGGGCGCTGGCCGATCGCTACAGCACGGCGGTGGCCTATCTGCTGCCGCTGCTCTGCTTTGCGGTGGTACTGAATTATGCCCTGCGTCAGCGCCGCGCGGGATAATGTAAAAACGTTAATTTTACTTAATTCTGACTTATCGCAAATTTCCCCCCGCGCCCCGGCGCGGGTTTTTTATTTCTCTGTTTTAACGCGATTTTTATCCTTATCTCAAATTAAGATTTTTCTTATTCCCCCTCTTTAAATCGTAAATATTTTTTGCTAAATATAACGGCATCTTCGTCCTTTTAGCAGGTTTCGTTCCCCTGTCAAGGTTGGACGCTGCCGGAAATTACAACATTCAATCAACGGTTTTTATTTCGCTGCGAAGCTACTTCGGCGGCGTTGCACAGGAGTGTCAGCATGGCATGGCAGAATTGGTTTAAAAACGTTAACAACGCACCGGCCGCCGGCCGGGGTAAACGTGGACAAAAAAGCAATGCTGGCGCGCGAGCGGCTGCGCCTTCCGCCTGGCTTCTGGAGCCACGTATGCTGTTCGATGGTGCGGTCGCCGCCACGGTGACCACCACGCTGAGCAACAGCGACAGCGCGGTAGCGAAAACGGCCGATGACCATGCCGACAGCGCAAAGACCAGCGCCAGCAGCGATACCCGCCAGAGCGACGCCACGCAGGATGCGGGCGCTGAACAGCAGAGCCACAACAGCGATGTCAGCCAGAACAGCGACCCGAACGCCAGCAGTGATGCGGTGGCGATTGCGGCCACCGCCACCGCCACGCCACGCCTAGAAGTGGCCTTTGTCGATACCTCGGTGGATGGCTATCAGAGCCTGATTGAGGGCATTAAACCGGGTGTCGAGGTGGTGCTGATTGACGGCAGCAGCAACGGCCTGCAGCAGATCGCCGACTGGGCCTCAACCCACAGCGGCTACGACGCGGTGCATATCTTCTCCCACGGCGTTGATGGTCAGATTAACCTCGGCAGCTTCGTGCTGAACGACAGCGCGATCCACACCGCCGACGTACAGGCCGCGCTGACCACCCTCGGCCAGGCACTGACCGCCGACGGCGATCTGCTGCTCTACGGCTGCGATGTCGGTGCCGGCGCAACCGGCAGTGCCTTTATCAGCGATCTCGCTACCGCCACCGGCGCGGATGTGGCCGCCTCCAGCGATGCCACCGGCAGCAGCCTGCTGGGCGGTAACTGGCTGCTTGAGAAGCACAGCGGGGAGATTGAGACTACCGCGTTAGCGGTGGAGGGCTATCAGGGTCTGCTGACTCAGGTAACGCTGACCGGAAGCGACATCGCTCCGGGTACCGGAGGTGACCCCTGGTATGCCACCAAAAACATCGGTGGCTATACCTTTACCTTTGCAGCGCCACAGACCGGGGGCTTCTTAAGCATTGACCAGGTAGGGGGGCTGCAGGGGCTTTATGCCTTTGATTATAATTCGGTCAGCGGCAACGGCACGGTGCTGACCATCAGGGCACCGGACGGCTATACCTTCGACCTGTCCGCCTTCAGGCTGGCGTCTGAAACTAATCTGGTCGATGTTGAAGTCACTTATGCCAATGGCTCCACCGGTGCCATGCGTCTTTCTGGCGCCGCCGGCACGCCGACCCTGTGGGATTATATGGAGGGGTCGTTCAACGATATCACTCAGGCGGTGTTCACTTCTTCAGAAATGACCGTCCTGCAGAATTTTGACATTATCGATATCAAACCGATCGGCGGCGTGGCGCAGAACACCGCGCCGGCGATCGGCAACCTCAACGGCGACAGCCTCACCTATATCGAAGACAGCCCGGCCATCACCCTGGACGTCGGTGGTAATGCCACCGTTACCGACGGCGATTCCGCCAACTTTGACGGCGGCAAACTCACCGTCTCGATTACCGCCAACGGCACCGCCAGCGAAGATGTGCTGAGCATCCGCAATGACGGAAACGGCAGCGGGCAGATTGGCTTTAACGGCGTTGGCGTTACATGGGGCGGCACGGTAATCGGTATGGTCACCGGCGGCACGGCGGGCAACGATCTGGTGGTGTCACTGAACAGCAGCGCCACCCCGGAAGCGGTACAGGCGCTGACCCGCGCTTTAACCTACAGCAACAGCAACATGCGCGAACCGTCTACCGACACGCGCAGCATCAGCATCACGGTCAGCGATGGCGATGGCCACACCAGCACCCCTGCCACCGTGGAGGTGGCGGTGATCGGCCACAATGATGCGCCGAAGAACCCGGGTGGCGGTAACTGGGAGACCATCACCGAACGCGGCAGTGAAGCGCTGCTGTTTCTCGGGGTGGACATTGATACGGTGGAAGCCGGGCAGCTAATCACGGAAATGGCGATCAGCAGTGTCAGCAACGTCTACGGCGACAGCGAAAGCGGCGTCAACACCGACACCGGCAACGATGGTATCTATGGTGCCGGAGATATTCTGCATATCGATGGCAGCGCTATCCCGCTGGTTGAAGCCAGTGGCACTACCCAGAACAATGGCTTCAGCTGGTCGGTCACGCAGAGTGCAGACGGGAGCTACACGCTGACGCTGAGCAAAGCGGAAGGGGTCAGCCCGGAACTGGCCAGCGCCATTCTTAATGAGGCCACCTACAGCTACATTGGTAGTGACAGTACCATCACCTACCGCGCCTTTAGCGCGTCGCTGCTGAAAGACAACGGCGGCACGGCAAACGGCGGTAAGGACAGCGACAGTGCCTCTATGATCGGCCTGTTTGATATGGCGCTGGCCCCGCTGGCAGCGAACAGCGCCCCGGTGATCGCTAACCTGGATGGCGACAGCATCACCTATACCGAAGGGCAGGATGCGGTGGCCCTGGATGCCGGGGCGGATGCCACGATTACCGACGGCGATTCGGCGAACTTTGACGGTGGCGCACTCACCGTTTCCATCACCGCTAACGGCCACGGCAGCGAAGACGTTCTGACTATCCGCACGGGCGGTGAACCGGGTAAACAGATCACCGCCTACGGCAGCATCGTCAACTACAGCGGCCTGGATATCGGCTTCTACACCGGCGGCAGCAACGGCAACGATCTGGTGGTGACGCTGAACAGCAACGCCACCCCGGAAGCGGTGCAGGCGCTGGTGCGGGCGATCGCCTACCAGAACAGCAACGACCTCAATCCATCCACCGATACCCGCACCGTTACCGTCAGCGTCAGCGATGGCGACGGTGGCACCAGCAACCTGGCCACGCTGCAGGTTAACGTCACCGACGTGAACGATGCGCCGCTGGTTTACGGCAGTGGTCATTACCAGATCTACCAGCAACGCGGCAGCGAACTGACCCTGTTCGACTCGGTAACCATTGATCCGGTGGAAGCCGGGCAGACCATCACCGAACTGCAGCTGACCATCTGGAACTACTGGAACGACGGCAACATGAATGATGCGCTGACCATTGACGGCAGCGTGATCCCGTTAACCGCTGGCAGCGGCACCACGGCAATCAGTGGTCTGAGCTGGACGATATCGGGCGGTAGCAGCATCTCAATCCTGACGCTGTCGAAAGCGCAGGGGCTCAGCGGCGCGGCAGCCAGCGCGCTGGTGTCTGCTATCACCTACAGCAACACCGGCAGCGACGCGCAGTACGGTTTCCGTCAGTTCGAGCTGAGCAGCGTGAAGGACAGCGGCGGCACGGCAAACGGCGGCAGCGACACCATGAACTGGACGGGGGTATCCACCTGGTTTGATATCATGCTCGACGCGACAGTCAACAGCGCCCCGGCCATCGGCGGGCTGGATGGCGACAGCGTGACTTACGCCGAAGGCGCGGCCCCGGTAGTGCTGGATGCCAATGGCGATGCCACGGTAACGGACGGTGATTCCGCCGACTTCGACGGCGGCAGCCTGACCGCTGCCGTCACCGCTAACGGTCACAGCAGTGAAGATGTGCTGAGCATCCTTACCGGCGGCGACGCGGGTAACATCATCGGCGTGAGCGGGAACAGCGTGACGTTTAACGGCGTGGCGTTCGGCACCGTCAGCGGCGGCAGCGATGGCAGCGATCTGGTGGTGGCGTTTAACGCAAATGCGACGCCGGAAGCGGTACAGGCACTGACCCGTGCGCTGACTTATCAGAACAGCAACGACAGCGATCCGTCGACTGACACCCGCAGCATCAGCATCACCGTCAGCGACGGCGACGGCGGCACCAGCAATACGGCCACCCTGCAGGTGAGTGTGACTGGCGTCAATGATGCGCCTGTCGTTGCGGGCAGCGGCGGCAGCTACGGCTACAGCGAGCGCGACAGCGCCTTAACCCTGTTCAACGGCATCAACATCGATCCGGTTGAAGCGGGCCAGGCCATCACTGATTTTGTGATCCGCATTTGGTCCTACAACAGCTCCGCCAACAGCAGTGAAGTGTTGCATATCGACGGCAGCGATCTGCCGCTGACCAATGGCAGCGGCGTCACGGCGGATCATGGCTTCAGATGGAGCGTCTCGCAGACGGGCGGCCAGAGCTACCTGAGCCTGACTAAGGCAGAGGGCATCAGCGCGGAAGCCGCAACGGCGCTGGTGGCGGGTATCACCTACCGCAATAACAATACCGAAAGCACCGGCATGCGTGAAATTCTGTTCGCTGCCGTCTGGGATAATGGCGGGACGGATAACGGCGGCGTTGATTATTCTTCTGCCAATATCACGACCTGGGTAAACCTGGCGATCCAGCCAGAGCAGAACAGCGCGCCGACGATCGGCGGGCTGGACGGCGACAGCGTCACTTACACCGAAGGCGCTGCCCCGGTACTGCTGGATGCCGGTAACGATGCCACCGTCACCGACGGCGACTCGGCCAACCTTGACGGCGGCAGCCTGACCGTGTCGATCACCGCTAACGGCCACGGCAGCGAAGATGTGCTGAGCATCCGTACCGGCGGCGAAGCGGGTAATGTGATTGGCGTTGACGGTAACAGCGTCACTTACAACGGCGTGGCGATCGGCACCGTCAGCGGCGGCAGCGAAGGGCAGGATCTGGTGGTGGCGTTTAACGCCAGCGCCACGCCGGACGCGGTGCAGGCGCTGACGCGCGCGCTGGCTTATCAGAATGCCAACAATACCGATCCGTCCACGGCTACCCGCAGCATCAGCATTACCGTCAGCGACGGGGACGGCGGCACCAGCAATACCGCCACCTTGCAGGTTGAGGTGAACGGCGTCAACGACGCGCCGCTGGTTAGCGGCAACGGCAACAGCATCCTCTATACGCAGCCCGGCGCCGAGGTCAATCTGTTCGGCCCGGTCACCATCGATCCGGTGGAAGCCGGGCAGACCATCACTGAGCTGACGCTCACTTCATGGAACTTCGTGTTTAATAACACCAACCATGATGTGCTGAGCATCGACGGCAGCGTGATCCCGTTAGTCGCGGGCAGCGGCACCACGGCGATCAACGGCCTGAGCTGGACGATCGCCACCGACCTTGGCCTGAATATCCTGACGCTGTCGAAGGCGGAGGGGATCGGTGCCGCCGCGGCCAGCGCGGTGATATCGGGGATCACCTACAGCAACAGTGGCGGGGCGGATCAGTTCCCGATTCGCCAGTTTGTACTGAACACCGTGAAGGACAGCGGCGGCACGGAAAATGGCGGCAGTGACAGCAGCTGGAGCGGCATCACCGCGACGGTCAATTTAAGTATCGCCCCGGCGGCCAACAGCGCGCCGACGATCGGCGGGCTGGACGGCGACAGCGTCACTTACACTGAAGGCGCTGCGCCGGTGCTGCTGGATGCCGGCAGCGATGCCACCGTCACCGACGGCGACTCGGCCAACTTTGACGGCGGCAGCCTGACCGTGTCGATCACCGCTAACGGCCACGGCAGCGAAGATGTGCTGAGCATCCGTACCGGCGGCGAAGCGGGTAGCGTCATCGGCGTGAACGGCAGCAGCGTCAGCTATAACGGCGTGGAGATCGGTACCGTCAGCGGCGGCAGCGAGGGGCACGACCTGGTGGTGGCGTTTAACGCGAACGCCACGCCGGAGGCGGTGCAGGCGCTGACCCGTGCGCTGACTTACCAGAACAGTAACAACAGCGATCCGTCCACCGACACCCGCAGTATCAGCATCACGATCGGCGACGGTGACGATGGCACCAGCAGTACCGCCACCCTGCAGGTTGAGGTGAACGGCGTTAACGACGCGCCGCTAATCAGCCTGAATAACAGCCTCACCTGGCTCAACGCAGGCACGCCACAGGCCCAGTTGTTCAGCCAGGTCACCATCGATCCGGTGGAAGCCGGACAGACCATAACGCAACTGACCCTGACGGCCGATTTGCTGATTGATGGCAACCATGAGGTGTTGAGTGTTGACGGCACCACCATCACCCTTGGACAGTCGGCCTCTGGCACCACCGCGTTGAATGGCCTCAGCTGGAGTCTGATTGTGTCGGGATCTTCGGCCAGCCTGGTCCTCTCTTCTGCCGGGGGCATCAGCGGTGCAGCCGCCAGTACTCTGGTGGAAGGGATCCGCTACAGCAACACCAGCAACACCACCAGCGGGGATGTTAATTCCGGGACACTTCGTCAGTTCACCCTGATCGGAGTGAAAGACAGCGGCGGCACGGCGAATGGCGGTATCGATACCCAGAACGTGTGGATGAACTCGCTGGTCATTGTCGAGCAGGGCACGCCAGTAGAAGCCCCGCAGGTCACCAGCGTGACGGCCTCCAGCCCGGATGGTTACTACAAAAGTGGCCAGACGGTGGTGATTACCGTTAATTACAGCGCCGATATGGTGGTCGACACCACCGATGGTCGCCCGACACTGCAGCTTGAAGTCGGCGGTGCGACCCGTTATGCCACCTATAGCGGGCAGAACGCTGCGAACCAGCTGCAGTTCGAATATCTGGTTCAGCCGGGTGACAACAGCGCCGATCTTGAGGTCAGCGGCAACGCCGCGCTGCAACTGAACGGTGCGACGCTGCAAAGTGCAGCGGGAACGGCGGCCGATCTGACGCTGCCGGAAGCGGGTACGCAGAACTCGCTGAGCGGGCAGAGCGCGATCGTGGTGGATACGGTACTGCCGGGTGCCACGATCAGCATTAATAACCCGCTGCTGGGGATGGGGCAGTACGCCACCGTCACCATCACCTTTACCGAAGCGGTGACCGGCCTGACCCGTGACGATATCACCGTGGAAAACGGCACGCTTGGTACACTGTTCACCAGCGACGGTGGCGTGACCTGGCAGGCCAGCCTGGAGCCGACGACGGGCATTACTGCCGCAGGCAATCAGATCACCCTGAATAATGCCGGCGTCAGCGATCGGGCGGGCAACGCGGGCGAGGGCAGCACCAGCATCAGCTATGACATCGACGGCGTGCGGCCGACGGTCAGCATTGCGCTGGATAACAGCACGCTGAAGGCCGGTGCCAGCACCGCCGTAACGGTCACCTTCTCCGAGGCGGTCAGCGGCTTCAGCGGCGATAACCTCAACCCGACCAGCGGCACGCTGGGTGAGTTCACGTCTGTTGACGGCGGTATCACCTGGACCGGTATCCTGACGGCGGAAAGTGATAATGACGGGGCTGATAATAAGATCTTCTTTGATAACAGCGGCATCAGAGACCGTGCCGGGAATACCCTGCAGGGGCTAACCGTTTCCGATCCATATACGGTTGATACCCAGCTGCCAACCGCCACCATCCAGCTGAGCGATACCGCGCTGCGTGCGGGTGAGACGTCCGTTGTGACCATCACCTTCTCTGAGGCGGTCTCCGGCCTGACCCGCGAGGCGCTGACCGCGCCAAACGGCACGCTGTCCGAGCTGATCAGCACCGACGGCGGTATAACCTGGACCGGCACCTATACGCCGAACGCTGACGTGACCGATGCTACCAATCAGATCGTGCTCAATCAGACCTGGGTGCGTGACGCGGCAGGCAATACCGGCCAGGGCCTGGTGGAGTCGGACAACTTCGCCATCGACACCCAGCTGCCAACCGCCACCATCCAGCTGAGCGATACCGCGCTGAAAGCGGGTGAAGCGTCCACCGTGACCATCACCTTCTCTGAGGCTGTGAGCGGCCTGACCCGCGAAGCGCTGACCGCGCCGAACGGCACCCTGTCCGAGCTGATCAGCACCGACGGCGGCGTGACCTGGACCGGCACCTACACGCCGAACGCCGACGTGACCGACGCGACTAACCAGCTGGTGCTGAATCAAACCTGGGTTCGTGACGCGGCAGGCAATATCGGCCAGGGCCTGGTGG
This portion of the Erwinia sp. E602 genome encodes:
- a CDS encoding fumarylacetoacetate hydrolase family protein; translated protein: MKLLRYGQPGAEQPGILDNQGHIRALPADFADISGEVLLPDSLNKLRQLDVNALPRVEGNPRIGPCVGQVGKFVCIGLNYADHAAETGAEIPQEPVVFNKWTSAICGPNDNVEIPRGSQKTDWEVELGVVIGLGGRYISEAQAMEHVAGYCVINDVSEREYQIERGGTWDKGKGCDTFGPLGPWLVTADEIPDPQNLSMWLEVDGRRYQNGSTRTMIFTIPQIISYLSRFMSLQPGDVISTGTPPGVGLGQKPPVYLRAGQVMRLGIEGLGEQRQLTVQA
- a CDS encoding L-fuconate dehydratase; translated protein: MTTITALRTEDIRFPTSLSLDGSDAMNPDPDYSAAYVILETDNPALNGHGLTFTIGRGNEICCMAIKALQHLVVGRRLADITADMGKFWREFTSDSQLRWIGPDKGAIHLATGAVVNAVWDLWAKAEGKPLWQLVGEMSPEELVRCIDFRYITDCITPDEALTLLHERAQGKEARLQSLLAEGYPCYTTSAGWLGYPDDKLRKLCQQAVDAGFDYLKLKVGRDLQDDIRRVTIAREVIGPDRKLMIDANQVWETGEAIDWVNQLAFARPWFIEEPTSPDDIEGHRRIREGVAPVKVATGEMCQNRIMFKQFIMRGAIDVVQIDSCRMGGVNEILAVMLMAAKYNLPVCPHAGGVGLCEYVQHLSMIDYLSIAATHEGRVIEFVDHLHEHFVDPCVIKGAAYMPPTAPGFSIEMHASSIEQYRYQQPELADAAAY
- a CDS encoding amidohydrolase, whose protein sequence is MPLRIDAHQHYWRYQPAEYGWISDAMPQLRQDFLPPQLGALLAERGLDGAVLVQARQHWQETQWLLQLSRDHREILAVVGWVDLAGEALAASLEEVSGQAKLRGFRHQIQDEADGAGWMQQPAVTRGMQQIQRAGYVYDLLVTHDQLAAATAFAARHDRGALVLDHFGKPDIAAGVAQWVRQVTPLAALPHVSCKLSGLLTEPRPAGCGDAELLAFYDAALQLFGPERLLFGSDWPVCLLDGPYQHGWQLCQQAIATLSADEQAAILGGNASRIYLEPDGTGL
- a CDS encoding SDR family oxidoreductase, coding for MDLYLKDKVVLVTGGGSGIGAAISLSLAQEGAIPVIISNSVPPAGLMAQLHEQQPAAEFIHAELQDEAMCRAAVAQVQAQFGRIDGLVNNAGVNDSVGLEAGREAFVASLEKNLVHYYLMAHLCLDALRESHGAIVNISSKTALTGQGNTSGYAAAKGGVLGLTREWAAALLADGIRVNAVIPAEVMTPLYERWIGTFDQPQQKLQQITQNIPLGQRMTTAEEIADSVVFLLSPRASHTTGQWLSVDGGYQHLDRALT
- a CDS encoding L-rhamnose mutarotase, with product MSGGKRFVQALDLQDDPQLIAEYRQHHQRIWPEIAAHLRQHGILSMEIYLLGTRLVMVMETGADYDAAAFNAASLGHPKVQEWEALMWRYQCATPWTPDGEKWVPMENIFSLTDQP
- the fucP gene encoding L-fucose:H+ symporter permease; amino-acid sequence: MLVNKSVHPAQRAGQPAVAAFRLAFMLVTVLFFLWGLSYGLLDVLNKHFQEVLHVTKAQSGLLQAAYFGAYFVVALPAGFFMERYGYKAGILVGLCLYALGALLFVPAAGAASFALFLLALFVIALGLGCLETAANPYATVLGAPEGAERRLNLAQSFNGLGQFVGPVIGGSLFFSATQQSGTAGLDSVKTTYVAIAALVLVIAFIFGRTRLPDIRSQEAEQSSHDGRGLWQHAHFTGGVIAQFFYVAAQVGVGAFFINYTTEHWATLSNQNASYLLSVAMVSFMVGRFFSTWLMGYVRPATLLVAYAAINILLSALVVAGIDGVSVVALVAVFFFMSIMFPTLFAMGVKNMGTHTKRASSLMIMAIVGGAIMPYLMGALADRYSTAVAYLLPLLCFAVVLNYALRQRRAG